In Roseisolibacter agri, a genomic segment contains:
- the rfbF gene encoding glucose-1-phosphate cytidylyltransferase, producing MKVVILAGGLGTRLSEETALKPKPMVEIGGRPMLWHIMQHYAAHGFTEFVVALGYRAEVVRSYFLHYHYVGRNFSINLADGTTRMHGGDAEDWLVHLVYTGADTQTGGRLRRLRDWVGDAPFLMTYGDGVSDVDVGQLVGFHRAHGRLATVTAVRPPSRFGGLALDGDAVAHFEEKPQIGEGWINGGFFVLEPRVLDYIAGDATLWEREPLERLAAEGELRAFRHEGFWQPMDTLRDVRLLESLWASGQAPWAHAARARS from the coding sequence ATGAAGGTCGTGATCCTGGCCGGCGGACTCGGCACGCGCCTGTCCGAGGAGACGGCGCTCAAGCCCAAGCCGATGGTGGAGATCGGCGGCCGCCCGATGCTCTGGCACATCATGCAGCACTACGCGGCGCACGGCTTCACCGAGTTCGTCGTCGCGCTGGGGTACCGCGCGGAGGTCGTGCGCAGCTACTTCCTGCACTACCACTACGTCGGCCGCAACTTCTCGATCAACCTCGCCGACGGCACGACGCGCATGCACGGCGGCGACGCCGAGGACTGGCTGGTGCACCTGGTGTACACGGGCGCCGACACGCAGACGGGCGGCCGCCTCCGGCGGCTGCGCGACTGGGTGGGCGACGCGCCGTTCCTGATGACGTACGGCGACGGCGTGTCCGACGTGGACGTGGGCCAGCTGGTCGGGTTCCACCGCGCGCACGGCCGCCTCGCGACCGTCACGGCGGTGCGTCCGCCGTCGCGCTTCGGCGGGCTGGCGCTCGACGGCGACGCGGTCGCGCACTTCGAGGAGAAGCCGCAGATCGGCGAGGGGTGGATCAACGGCGGCTTCTTCGTGCTGGAGCCGCGGGTGCTGGACTACATCGCGGGCGACGCGACGCTGTGGGAGCGCGAGCCGCTGGAGCGCCTGGCGGCCGAGGGGGAGCTGCGCGCGTTCCGGCACGAGGGGTTCTGGCAGCCGATGGACACGCTGCGCGACGTGCGGCTGCTGGAGTCGCTGTGGGCATCGGGGCAGGCGCCGTGGGCGCACGCCGCGCGGGCGCGGAGCTGA
- a CDS encoding NAD-dependent epimerase/dehydratase family protein, with protein MTQPATRTPGFWRDRPTLVTGATGLLGGWLVRALVDAGADVVCLVRDWVPASAVLGGDLAHRVRVVRGEIQDQALVERTLGEYEIDCVFHLAAQTVVGTANRNPVSTFDSNVRGTWTVLEACRRSPLVRAVVFASSDKAYGAHDTLPYAEDAALQGRHPYDVSKSCADLIAQSYAATYGTPVAITRCGNFYGGGDLNWNRLVPGTVRSVLRGERPVIRSDGTLVRDYFYVEDGVAAYLELAEALRARPELAGEAFNFSNELQVTVLDMTRRILEALGSDLEPDVRDEARHEIPHQWLSAEKARRVLGWRPHYTLDEGMARTVAWYREFFRLVGS; from the coding sequence ATGACGCAGCCCGCGACACGCACGCCCGGCTTCTGGCGCGACCGCCCGACGCTCGTCACCGGCGCCACCGGCCTGCTGGGCGGGTGGCTCGTGCGCGCGCTCGTGGACGCGGGGGCCGACGTCGTCTGCCTGGTGCGCGACTGGGTGCCCGCGAGCGCGGTGCTCGGCGGCGACCTGGCGCATCGCGTGCGCGTCGTGCGCGGCGAGATCCAGGACCAGGCGCTGGTCGAGCGCACGCTCGGCGAGTACGAGATCGACTGCGTGTTCCACCTCGCGGCGCAGACGGTCGTCGGCACCGCGAACCGCAATCCCGTCTCGACGTTCGACAGCAACGTCCGCGGCACGTGGACGGTGCTGGAGGCGTGCCGCCGCTCGCCGCTGGTGCGCGCGGTCGTGTTCGCGAGCTCGGACAAGGCGTACGGCGCGCACGACACGCTGCCGTACGCCGAGGACGCCGCGCTGCAGGGGCGGCATCCGTACGACGTGAGCAAGAGCTGCGCGGACCTGATCGCGCAGAGCTACGCGGCGACCTACGGCACGCCGGTGGCCATCACGCGCTGCGGCAACTTCTACGGCGGCGGGGACCTGAACTGGAACCGCCTCGTGCCGGGCACCGTGCGCAGCGTGCTGCGCGGCGAGCGGCCGGTGATCCGCTCCGACGGCACGCTGGTGCGCGACTACTTCTACGTCGAGGACGGCGTCGCGGCGTACCTGGAGCTGGCGGAGGCGCTGCGCGCGCGGCCGGAGCTGGCGGGCGAGGCGTTCAACTTCTCGAACGAGCTGCAGGTGACGGTGCTGGACATGACGCGGCGAATCCTGGAGGCGCTGGGCTCGGACCTGGAGCCCGACGTACGCGACGAGGCGCGCCACGAGATCCCGCACCAGTGGCTGTCGGCCGAGAAGGCGCGGCGCGTGCTGGGCTGGCGTCCGCACTACACGCTGGACGAGGGGATGGCGCGCACGGTGGCGTGGTACCGCGAGTTCTTTCGCCTGGTGGGCTCGTGA